The Meiothermus ruber DSM 1279 genome includes the window TGGCCAGCACCATTTTTCGCCTCAGATCAACCCCAGCATACTCCGCGGCTTTGGGGGCCAGGCCGGTGGCCCGTAGTTCGTACCCGCCTGAAGTGCGGAAAAGGTAAAAGTTATAGAACAGCAAAGCCAGAATGGCGATCAAGAACGAGCCGTTGAGGAGCTGCGAGGAAAGCGCCGAGCTGATGGTAACCGGGATGCCCGGCAGAAGCCCCCCCAACACGTAGCCCGCCACCAGGGCAGCCGCCGCAGCCAACAAGCGCTTGCCCAGCTCGAGCCGCCGCAGAGCGTAGTAGGCCCCTAGAGCCGCCACCACCCCAAGCGGCAGGGCCCACGAAAACGTGCTATTGGGCGCAAGGATATCGATCATAGGTGGAATGCGGGCCCCTTCCAGGATCTCCTCGCTACGCCCCTCAAAGCCCTCGGCCTTGAAGGGCAGGGTCACCTTGTTGCCGAAGAAGCTGTACTCGTTGGCGGCCAGCATGAACAATAGCACCGAAGCGGCGATGTAGTTCATCATGATGGTGTTGATCACCTCGTTGGCCCCAAAACGGGCCTTGAGCCAGCCCACCAGTCCGCCCCACAAAGCCCCGCCCAGGGCCGCGGCCAGTATGGCTGTGGGTAGCAGCAACCAGCCCGGCAGGGGCAGGTAAACCCCGGCCAGCATGGCAAAAAGCGCCCCAATGGTGAGCTGTCCGGGGGCCCCGATGTTGAACAGGCCCGCCCGGAAGCCAAAAGCCACAGCCAGCCCGGTAAAGATTAGGGGGGTGGCAAAGCTAAGGCTGTTGAAGATGCCGGGCAGGTTGAGGATGGGGCTGAACAGGATTTGGAAGGTATAGGTAACCAGGTCGAGTTTGCCGGCAATCAACTCACGCAGGCCCAGGCCCTCCACCCCCTGGGTGCCAAGCCCCGGGCGCAGGATGGCCACCACCCCGGCCCCGACCACCACCGCCAGCAGCAGCGACACCAGCGGAACCACCACCCCGCGCAGGCGCACCAGAAAGGCCAGCCCACCCGGTAGCTGCATCCGGGCCACCAGCAAAAGCCCCAGAGCGTAGAACAGCCCCACATAAGCACCCAGCGAAAGTGCAAAGCGGCGCAGGGGTGGACGCCGGGCTCCTGCTGCCAAAGCCGCCTCGTTGGCCGCGGCAATAGCCTGATAAAACAGATAAGCCTCGAGCGCAAACAAAGCCAGGCCCAGCCCCCCTAGTACGTAGAGGATCCTGGCCCGGGTTGCAGCGTTTGGTAAGAACACCACAATGCTGGCCGTCAACAGCAGCGCCACCCAAAGCCCAAACATGACCCCTAACCAGCCAAAACTTAACCCTTCTGGCAAAGTCAGGCCTTTGGGGTTCATGGCCCCTAGGGGGTTGAGTAAGTAACCGGTGCCGTCAAACTCCCGCATGGGTACAGCCCAGGGGGACAAGATCATCAGCACCAGCACAATCAGTCCCGCAAGCAAAAAGAGATACCTACCCATAAGTTCCTCAGAGCGGATTCTACACTGCGCGGCTCCATTGCATAGCGCGAAGCAGCTATACCCCCCGGCAGCCCCTCTCAAAAAGTCCAGGCCCACCCCGGAAACTGACTCTATTTTATGGGGTTCGGGGTGATAAACTTGTCGGGTGCAAGACTCGAGCGAAACCAAAGCCAAAGCCATTCAGCAAATGTTTTCGGAAATAGCCCCGCGCTACGATCTGCTCAATCGGGTGCTATCGCTTGGGGTGGATCGCCTCTGGCGTGTGGCTGCTGTTCGGGCGGCTTTGGAGAAAAATCCCTCGCGCATCCTCGACCTAGCCACCGGCACCGGTGATATTGCCCTGCTACTCAAAAAAGTAGCCCCT containing:
- a CDS encoding ABC transporter permease; translation: MGRYLFLLAGLIVLVLMILSPWAVPMREFDGTGYLLNPLGAMNPKGLTLPEGLSFGWLGVMFGLWVALLLTASIVVFLPNAATRARILYVLGGLGLALFALEAYLFYQAIAAANEAALAAGARRPPLRRFALSLGAYVGLFYALGLLLVARMQLPGGLAFLVRLRGVVVPLVSLLLAVVVGAGVVAILRPGLGTQGVEGLGLRELIAGKLDLVTYTFQILFSPILNLPGIFNSLSFATPLIFTGLAVAFGFRAGLFNIGAPGQLTIGALFAMLAGVYLPLPGWLLLPTAILAAALGGALWGGLVGWLKARFGANEVINTIMMNYIAASVLLFMLAANEYSFFGNKVTLPFKAEGFEGRSEEILEGARIPPMIDILAPNSTFSWALPLGVVAALGAYYALRRLELGKRLLAAAAALVAGYVLGGLLPGIPVTISSALSSQLLNGSFLIAILALLFYNFYLFRTSGGYELRATGLAPKAAEYAGVDLRRKMVLAMFISGALAGLAATHYVLGAGMDGTYRLKTAIPSSVGFDGIAVALMGQNTPLGIFLSATLFGVLLAGGVSLNAQLGISNQIIQVLQALIILFIAVGGFLPRYFTDPLRAAQVETEAKAEQEARQAKTSPVAGD